Proteins found in one bacterium BMS3Abin11 genomic segment:
- the dxs gene encoding 1-deoxy-D-xylulose-5-phosphate synthase: MATDIPIDHDDPAEHSQAEPEADLLPQIDSPEDLRRLDAKDLPRLADELRQFLIESVSKTGGHLSAGLGTVELTIALHYVFDTPVDRLVWDVGHQTYPHKILTGRRKDMATLRQKGGICGFTSREESKYDTFGVGHSSTSISAALGMAVAAAIKKEEHDVVAIIGDGAMGAGMAFEALNCGGEIDANLLVILNDNEMSISHNVGGLSNHLARLMSGRVYSSAREGSKSILSRMGPLWDFAKRSEEHMKGMIMPGTLFEELGFNYIGPIDGHDMNTLVKTLRNMKHLKGPRFLHVITRKGKGYEPAEHDPCTYHGVPPFNIETGEASGRPGTKPDYSSIFGQWLCDMAENDARLIAITPAMGEGSGMVKFSELHTERYFDVGIAEQHAVTFAAGLAADGLKPVVAIYSTFLQRAYDQLIHDVAIQNLPVVFAIDRAGLVGADGPTHAGVFDLSYLRCVPNMTIMAPSDENECRTMLTTAFQLDSPSAVRYPRGYGPGVQIDEDLATIEIGKSRTLLEGNKVAILAFGSMLAPALEVGRNITATVIDMRFVKPLDEEIIKQMSASHQLIVTVEENVIKGGAGSAVNEYLASINSNCLRLNLGLPDHFIEHGDTCLLLADCGLDPAGILKSITNVVSVPLVHSAESA, translated from the coding sequence ATGGCTACCGATATTCCAATAGATCATGATGACCCTGCCGAACATTCTCAGGCTGAACCTGAAGCAGACTTGCTGCCGCAGATTGACTCACCAGAAGACCTTCGCCGCCTTGATGCCAAAGATTTACCTCGTTTAGCGGATGAATTACGTCAGTTTCTTATAGAATCTGTCTCAAAAACGGGTGGTCACCTGTCAGCCGGGCTAGGCACCGTTGAACTCACCATCGCCCTGCACTATGTATTCGACACACCGGTGGATCGTCTGGTGTGGGATGTTGGCCATCAAACCTACCCACACAAGATCCTTACAGGCCGGCGTAAGGATATGGCAACACTGCGGCAAAAAGGTGGTATATGTGGCTTTACGAGCAGAGAAGAAAGCAAATATGACACCTTTGGCGTAGGCCATTCCAGTACATCGATCAGTGCCGCGCTGGGCATGGCTGTGGCTGCAGCGATAAAGAAAGAAGAACATGATGTGGTCGCCATCATTGGTGACGGCGCTATGGGTGCAGGCATGGCATTTGAAGCATTGAATTGTGGCGGAGAAATAGACGCAAATCTACTGGTCATCCTGAATGACAATGAAATGTCGATTTCACACAATGTCGGCGGCCTGTCCAATCACCTGGCCCGCCTGATGTCTGGTCGGGTCTACAGCTCTGCACGGGAAGGCAGTAAAAGTATACTTAGTCGTATGGGCCCTTTGTGGGACTTCGCAAAACGCAGTGAGGAGCATATGAAAGGCATGATTATGCCGGGGACCCTGTTTGAGGAACTGGGGTTCAATTACATCGGCCCGATAGACGGCCATGATATGAATACCCTGGTCAAAACCCTGCGTAACATGAAACATCTGAAAGGCCCGCGCTTCCTTCATGTAATCACCAGAAAAGGCAAAGGCTATGAACCCGCCGAGCATGACCCCTGCACCTATCACGGTGTACCACCTTTCAATATCGAGACAGGTGAGGCAAGCGGGAGACCGGGCACTAAACCTGATTATTCAAGCATTTTTGGCCAGTGGCTATGCGATATGGCTGAAAATGACGCCAGACTGATTGCTATAACGCCGGCCATGGGTGAGGGATCCGGGATGGTCAAATTTTCGGAACTGCATACTGAGCGCTATTTTGATGTTGGTATCGCTGAACAACATGCGGTTACATTTGCCGCCGGTCTCGCTGCGGATGGTTTAAAACCTGTGGTAGCGATCTATTCAACCTTCTTGCAGCGTGCTTACGACCAGCTAATCCACGATGTGGCGATCCAGAACCTGCCAGTCGTATTTGCTATAGACCGGGCCGGCCTGGTGGGTGCTGATGGTCCGACACATGCCGGTGTATTTGACCTCAGCTACCTGCGTTGTGTGCCAAACATGACAATAATGGCGCCTTCAGACGAGAATGAGTGTCGAACAATGCTGACCACTGCCTTTCAGCTGGATTCGCCTTCCGCCGTAAGATACCCGAGAGGATACGGGCCGGGAGTCCAAATTGATGAGGACCTGGCCACCATAGAAATCGGTAAATCCAGAACTCTGCTTGAGGGAAATAAGGTCGCCATACTGGCCTTCGGCAGCATGCTAGCACCGGCCCTGGAAGTAGGAAGAAATATTACTGCTACCGTCATCGATATGCGCTTCGTCAAACCACTGGATGAAGAAATTATCAAACAAATGTCTGCAAGCCATCAGTTGATCGTCACGGTAGAAGAAAACGTCATTAAGGGCGGCGCCGGCAGCGCCGTCAATGAATATCTGGCAAGCATCAACAGCAACTGTCTAAGGCTTAACCTGGGCTTACCTGACCATTTTATTGAGCATGGCGATACCTGCCTGCTACTGGCCGATTGTGGTCTTGACCCGGCTGGAATACTAAAATCCATAACAAATGTAGTGTCTGTACCACTTGTCCACAGTGCTGAATCCGCCTAA
- the folE2 gene encoding GTP cyclohydrolase FolE2, with protein sequence MLNPPKIRPPFKPKPRIPDVTEDSNTRDSDNDSEIADVQSRHDSRQITIDKVGIKDIRHPVRVKDRSEGEQHTVATFNMYVELPHNFKGTHMSRFVEILNQHEREISIKSFHDMLEEMRERLEAETGRIEMSFPYFISKKAPVTGVQSLMDYQVSFNGEIEKGETSIELKVIVPVTSLCPCSKKISDYGAHNQRSHVTVTIRANSFIWIEELIEMVEKQASSELYGLLKRPDEKHVTEYAYDHPKFVEDMVRDVAATLNTDDRVDAYIVESENFESIHNHSAYALIERDKLSETT encoded by the coding sequence GTGCTGAATCCGCCTAAAATTCGTCCCCCATTCAAGCCTAAACCCCGGATACCTGACGTGACTGAAGACTCCAATACCCGTGACAGTGACAACGACAGTGAGATCGCTGATGTCCAAAGCAGGCATGATAGCCGGCAAATCACTATCGACAAGGTAGGCATCAAGGATATTCGCCACCCGGTGAGGGTAAAAGACAGAAGTGAAGGTGAACAGCATACGGTTGCTACATTCAATATGTATGTTGAATTACCACATAACTTCAAAGGCACCCACATGTCCCGTTTTGTTGAAATACTGAATCAACATGAACGGGAAATATCGATAAAATCATTCCACGACATGCTGGAAGAAATGCGAGAACGTCTGGAAGCTGAAACCGGCCGTATCGAAATGAGCTTTCCCTATTTCATAAGCAAAAAAGCCCCTGTTACCGGCGTACAGAGCCTGATGGACTACCAGGTTTCTTTTAATGGTGAAATCGAGAAAGGTGAGACATCAATCGAATTAAAAGTCATTGTACCCGTCACATCGCTATGCCCCTGCTCAAAAAAAATCTCCGACTACGGCGCTCATAATCAGCGTTCGCATGTCACCGTAACGATCCGTGCCAACAGTTTTATCTGGATTGAAGAACTGATCGAGATGGTGGAAAAACAGGCAAGCTCAGAACTATACGGTCTGCTTAAACGCCCGGATGAAAAACACGTCACCGAATATGCCTACGACCATCCTAAATTTGTAGAAGATATGGTGAGAGATGTCGCGGCAACCTTGAATACAGATGATAGAGTAGATGCCTATATTGTTGAATCTGAAAACTTCGAATCCATCCACAATCATTCAGCCTACGCTTTGATTGAACGCGATAAACTGTCGGAGACAACCTAA